In a single window of the Melioribacteraceae bacterium genome:
- the rpmE gene encoding 50S ribosomal protein L31 translates to MKKGIHPIYQKCEVSCVCGNTFVTRSTVDHIKIELCSNCHPFFTGKQKMLDSTGRVERFKKKYGKKEA, encoded by the coding sequence ATGAAAAAAGGTATTCATCCAATCTATCAAAAGTGTGAAGTTTCTTGTGTTTGCGGAAATACTTTCGTTACTCGTTCGACTGTTGATCATATAAAAATTGAACTTTGTTCTAATTGTCATCCCTTTTTTACGGGAAAACAGAAGATGCTAGATTCTACCGGTCGTGTTGAGAGATTCAAAAAGAAATACGGTAAAAAAG